From Burkholderiales bacterium:
ATGGTCGCAGTGATCGCGTAGCCGTTGCCGAGCGCCTTGCCGAACATCGCAAGGTCGGGCTCGACCCCATAGACCTTGTGCAGGCCGCCAAACGATTGCCTGAAACCCGAGGTGCATTCGTCGAATACGAGCACGATCCCGCGACTCGTCGCCAGGGCGCGCACTTTTTCGAGAAATCCGTCGACAGGGCCATTGTTGCGCGAGACCTCCATGACGATGACGCCGACGTCGTGATCCCGGACGAGCCCTTCGACCGCGGCGTAGTCGTTGTACCTGAAAGGCAGCACGCTGCCGCGTAGCGTCGCGGGAACGCCGTTCGGTTCCAACCCCGGCAGCAGGTGTCCGGCGAGCGTCTGCTCGTCGCCGAGATTCGCCGCGAGGTACCAGTCGTGCCAGCCGTGGTAGCCGCAAAACGCCACTTTCTCGCGGCCCGCCGCCGCGCGCGCGATCCGGATCGCGATCGCGTTCGCCTCGCCGCCCGACCTCGCGAAGCGCGCCATCTGGGCCCAGGGATGCAGCTCGACGAGCCGCTCGGCGAGGTACACTTCTTCCGGGCAGTTGAAAGTCGACATGTTGCCGCTGTCGATCGTCGCGCGGACGGCATCATCGATCTCGGCGTCGCCGTAGCCGAGCGTATTGGTGCCGATTCCCATGATGCACATGTCGGTGTAGGCCCGGCCGTCGAGGTCCCACACCGTGCAGCCCGAGGCCTTGCTGAAGTACGCGGGCCACTGGTCGGGTAGGAACATCTCCGCACGCTTGGAAAGCAGCATGCTGCCCCCGGGGATGAGCCGCTTTGCCCGCTTCCACAACTTCTGGCCCGTGCCCAGCTGCAGGCCTTCGTTACGCGCGAAATTCTGATTGGCCATAAACAATTCCGGTTGTTTGTTGCGCAAAGCGAGCACTTCGAGCCAGCCGAAGTCGCGGCGCGGCTGGAAATGCTCGAACACGTTCTTGACGACCTCGAAATCCTCGGGTTCGTCGACCGTCCAGCGCTCGCGCGACTCGTCCGACGCGTGCTGTACCGCCGCGACGGTGAATCTGCCCGACTCGCGGATGAACGGCGTCACGTGCTCGCGCTCGTAGTCGGCCTTCGCCTCGCGCCAGGCCGTGTGCAGGGCGGTATACGAAAAGACTTCGGTGTCGAGACCGTCGGGGTACGTCGGCGGCAACGAGTTGCTCGCATAGTCCGCACCGGCGTCGCGAAACTTCGTTATCACCGCATCGACGAGTTCGGGATCAATGAGGGGACAATCGCCGGTTATGCGGACCACCACGTCGGCTTCGGCGCTGCCCGCCGCGAAATTGTACCGGTCGAGCACATCCTTCTCGCTACCCCGGTAGACGTTGTAGCCGAGGCCGCGCACATAGTCGGCGAGCGCATCGTTGCGCACGTCCTCGGACGTCGCGAGCACGATCTGATCGATGAGCTTCGATCCGGCCAGACGCTCAAGCAGCAGCCCGATCAGCGGCGTTCCGGCGATCGTGCGCATCACTTTGGACGGAAAGCGCATCGAGCCCATCCGAGCCTGGACGATCGCCACGGTTTTCAATGAACCCTCCAGCGCGACGGATTGATGAGATCGGGATCGTCGCTCGCGATGTCGGGCGGCGGCGCGGGGGCAGTTCCCGACGCGGCGGCGAGCAGATCTTCGAGCTGTGCCGGATTGTCGACGCCGACGACGATACGCGCGACTTCCGGGTGCGCGGCGGCAAATGCAAGACACGCTGCGGGAGCGCTCGCTCCGCCATCCCGCAACCATTCGTCCAGTTTGCGCCATACCGACGACCAGCGGTTGAAATAGCCCGGCCGTGCGGCCGCGCTCATCAACAGCAGCCCCTGCAGGAACACCGAGCGCACGTGCACTTCGACGCCCATCGCGTGCAGCTTGGCGAGCCAGCCGGAAGACGCGAGACGCCGGTCGAGCAGATTCAACGGCGCCTGCACGATATCAAGAGCAAAGCGCGGCCACAAGGCGTCGAGCTCATGCGGGTCGTAGATAGACACGCCGAGCTTGTCGACGATCCCGCGCTGCTTGAGAGCGTCCAGCGCGGTATACAACTCGACGCCGCGCTCGCCCATGAGCTGGGCTGGCCGATGCAACAGCAGCCCCCCCAACCGCCTCAGACGCAGGCGCCGCAGCGACGACTCGACCGACTCGTCGACCCATCGCGCAACATCGGGGCAACTCTCGGGAATCGCCGGCAGCTTCGAGATCACGCGCCATGCCGCGACGCCAATGCTGCCGAGGCGCTGCTCGCTTTCGCCGTAGCCGACCGCCGTGTCTATCGTGTCGAGCCCGGCTTGGCGCGCGCGCGCCAGGATCCTTTGCGAATCCTCGTAAGCCACTTGTCCGCTGCGGTTTGCGACGCCGTAGGTCAGCCCGAACTGCGCCGTGCCGAGCGCGAGACGGCTGCTCATCGACCCAGCGCGCGCCGCAGCGCGGCGACGACCTCGTCCTGCTGATTCTCGGCCAGCGTTGGGTACAGCGGCAAGGTGATCGCAGCCGCCGCGTAGGCTTCCGCGTTCGGCAGCA
This genomic window contains:
- a CDS encoding aldo/keto reductase, translated to MSSRLALGTAQFGLTYGVANRSGQVAYEDSQRILARARQAGLDTIDTAVGYGESEQRLGSIGVAAWRVISKLPAIPESCPDVARWVDESVESSLRRLRLRRLGGLLLHRPAQLMGERGVELYTALDALKQRGIVDKLGVSIYDPHELDALWPRFALDIVQAPLNLLDRRLASSGWLAKLHAMGVEVHVRSVFLQGLLLMSAAARPGYFNRWSSVWRKLDEWLRDGGASAPAACLAFAAAHPEVARIVVGVDNPAQLEDLLAAASGTAPAPPPDIASDDPDLINPSRWRVH
- a CDS encoding aminotransferase class III-fold pyridoxal phosphate-dependent enzyme, with translation MAIVQARMGSMRFPSKVMRTIAGTPLIGLLLERLAGSKLIDQIVLATSEDVRNDALADYVRGLGYNVYRGSEKDVLDRYNFAAGSAEADVVVRITGDCPLIDPELVDAVITKFRDAGADYASNSLPPTYPDGLDTEVFSYTALHTAWREAKADYEREHVTPFIRESGRFTVAAVQHASDESRERWTVDEPEDFEVVKNVFEHFQPRRDFGWLEVLALRNKQPELFMANQNFARNEGLQLGTGQKLWKRAKRLIPGGSMLLSKRAEMFLPDQWPAYFSKASGCTVWDLDGRAYTDMCIMGIGTNTLGYGDAEIDDAVRATIDSGNMSTFNCPEEVYLAERLVELHPWAQMARFARSGGEANAIAIRIARAAAGREKVAFCGYHGWHDWYLAANLGDEQTLAGHLLPGLEPNGVPATLRGSVLPFRYNDYAAVEGLVRDHDVGVIVMEVSRNNGPVDGFLEKVRALATSRGIVLVFDECTSGFRQSFGGLHKVYGVEPDLAMFGKALGNGYAITATIGRREVMEAAQSTFISSTFWTERIGPTAALKTLEVMERVKSWEVITAVGNDIKRRWQALADRHCIEIEQWGLPALAGFTVKSPHALAYKTLITQEMLAKGYLASNSVYVCTRHTKDVVDGYFDALDGVFALIAECENGRDVMSLLKGPVCHAGFSRLN